From the genome of Papaver somniferum cultivar HN1 chromosome 2, ASM357369v1, whole genome shotgun sequence, one region includes:
- the LOC113353225 gene encoding protein Brevis radix-like 2, whose amino-acid sequence MLTCIACSKQQLPGGGTGSTTLHEEEDDDTTETPRTKQAVKTLSAQIKDIALKASEAYKNCKPCSGSNQHVNYADSDNGSASERLHGTYRRPGSGSSSSTPRQWGKEMEARLKGLSSGEGTPPSRSGRTESIVLMDEEEPKEWVAQVEPGVLITFVSMPEGGNDLKRIRFSREMFNKWQAQRWWSENYDKVMELYNVQKFNRESVPHATPPRSEDQSSKVESAEDSPVTPPLSKERPPRNFHHLASGKGHSPSDSLDHQPMHSRHYQDTALSSTPKVSNISCSKTETSSVDGSARTSSEADRSGELSMSNASDMESEWVQQDEPGVYITIRALPGGLRELRRVRFSREKFGEMHARLWWEENRARIHEQYL is encoded by the exons ATGTTGACTTGTATAGCTTGTTCAAAGCAACAGCTTCCTGGTGGTGGTACCGGATCAACAACACTTCATGAGGAAGAGGATGATGATACAACCGAAACGCCGAGAACTAAACAAGCTGTTAAAACACTCAGTGCTCAA ATCAAGGACATTGCATTGAAGGCGTCGGAGGCATATAAAAACTGCAAACCTTGTTCTGGGTCGAATCAACATGTGAACTATGCAGATTCTGATAATGGTTCTGCTTCTGAGAGGCTTCATGGAACGTATCGTCGTCCAGGAAGTGGAAGTTCAAGTTCGACGCCTAGGCAGTGGGGTAAAGAAATGGAAGCAAGGTTGAAGGGGCTTTCGAGTGGAGAAGGAACTCCGCCTTCTAGAAGTGGGAGGACAGAGTCGATTGTGTTAATGGATGAGGAAGAGCCTAAGGAATGGGTGGCACAAGTTGAGCCTGGTGTTCTTATTACCTTTGTCTCTATGCCTGAGGGAGGGAATGATCTCAAAAGAATACGCTTCAG TCGAGAGATGTTTAATAAATGGCAAGCTCAAAGGTGGTGGTCTGAAAACTATGATAAAGTAATGGAGCTATACAACGTCCAGAAGTTCAACCGAGAGTCAGTACCTCATGCAACACCACCAAGGTCTGAAGATCAG AGCTCAAAGGTTGAATCAGCTGAAGACAGCCCAGTGACACCACCATTAAGCAAAGAACGTCCTCCTCGAAATTTCCATCATTTAGCTAGCGGGAAGGGTCATTCGCCATCTGATTCACTTGATCACCAACCCATGCATTCTCGCCATTACCAAGACACGGCCCTCAGTTCAACTCCAAAAGTATCAAATATAAGCTGTTCAAAGACTGAAACATCTTCCGTTGATGGCTCTGCAAGAACGAGTTCAGAGGCTGATCGTTCAGGGGAACTTTCTATGAGCAATGCAAGTGATATGGAGAGTGAGTGGGTTCAACAAGATGAACCAGGAGTCTACATTACCATCAGAGCCTTACCAGGTGGCCTTAGGGAGCTCAGACGCGTAAGGTTCAG CCGAGAAAAGTTTGGTGAGATGCACGCGAGGCTATGGTGGGAAGAGAACCGCGCGAGAATACATGAGCAATACTTATGA